A genomic region of Dreissena polymorpha isolate Duluth1 chromosome 4, UMN_Dpol_1.0, whole genome shotgun sequence contains the following coding sequences:
- the LOC127876460 gene encoding protein C1orf43 homolog isoform X4, giving the protein MVDVLSKLSVVSVIWIIAAGFLIFLLLFLFAKRQIMRFTLKSRRGPYVSIGSNVPKELRTEIFRRINRVPDIKHEPKLVNPAIEALAKSGDNNFYYRMKAMDAFSRFDDCLRLEMSNACRHPSQSVRDYLTLIYPMYLTTAPSHLVNNFINMYEHARHRPEMFGEDQFNQYESALNEIVNHLERGIHLRKEEGREDASAFPLADTDVKIKSRGMGKSKTSIPYNHMVSDKSMSRGQTRYRTRANSSEQAGLLESAPSSQRSSIEGLVTARDSSEENIRLVEVNMNTMPEL; this is encoded by the exons ATCTTTCTCCTGCTTTTCCTGTTTGCAAAGCGCCAAATAATGAGATTCACTTTAAAATCCCGCAGGGGCCCTTACGTCTCGATAGGCTCAAATGTTCCAAAG GAACTTCGCACCGAGATATTTAGACGCATCAACAGAGTACCAGATATAAAACATGAGCCAAAATTGGTTAATCCTGCTATCGAAGCTTTAGCAAAATCAG GAGACAACAATTTCTATTATAGAATGAAGGCCATGGATGCTTTCTCAAGATTCG ACGATTGTTTACGTCTTGAGATGTCGAATGCCTGTCGTCACCCCAGTCAGAGTGTGCGAGACTACCTGACCTTGATCTACCCCATGTATCTTACCACGGCACCCTCTCACCTCGTGAACAACTTCATCAACATGTACGAACATGCTCGACACAGGCCTGAG ATGTTTGGAGAGGATCAGTTCAACCAGTACGAATCGGCCTTAAATGAAATAGTCAACCA CTTGGAGCGAGGAATCCATCTGAGGAAAGAGGAAGGCCGTGAGGATGCCAGTGCTTTTCCACTAGCAGACACGGACGTAAAAATAAAATCTCGAGGTATGGGCAAGTCCAAGACCTCCATTCCGTATAACCACATGGTGTCAGACAAAAGCATGAGTCGCGGGCAGACACGCTACCGGACACGGGCTAATAGTAGCGAGCAGGCTGGACTGTTGGAGAGCGCACCCTCTAGTCAGCGCAGCAGCATCGAAGGGCTCGTCACAGCGCGAGACAGCTCCGAGGAGAATATTCGCCTCGTTGAAGTAAACATGAACACCATGCCAGAATTGTGA
- the LOC127876460 gene encoding protein C1orf43 homolog isoform X3 has product MLRCSTKMVDVLSKLSVVSVIWIIAAGFLIFLLLFLFAKRQIMRFTLKSRRGPYVSIGSNVPKELRTEIFRRINRVPDIKHEPKLVNPAIEALAKSGDNNFYYRMKAMDAFSRFDDCLRLEMSNACRHPSQSVRDYLTLIYPMYLTTAPSHLVNNFINMYEHARHRPEMFGEDQFNQYESALNEIVNHLERGIHLRKEEGREDASAFPLADTDVKIKSRGMGKSKTSIPYNHMVSDKSMSRGQTRYRTRANSSEQAGLLESAPSSQRSSIEGLVTARDSSEENIRLVEVNMNTMPEL; this is encoded by the exons ATCTTTCTCCTGCTTTTCCTGTTTGCAAAGCGCCAAATAATGAGATTCACTTTAAAATCCCGCAGGGGCCCTTACGTCTCGATAGGCTCAAATGTTCCAAAG GAACTTCGCACCGAGATATTTAGACGCATCAACAGAGTACCAGATATAAAACATGAGCCAAAATTGGTTAATCCTGCTATCGAAGCTTTAGCAAAATCAG GAGACAACAATTTCTATTATAGAATGAAGGCCATGGATGCTTTCTCAAGATTCG ACGATTGTTTACGTCTTGAGATGTCGAATGCCTGTCGTCACCCCAGTCAGAGTGTGCGAGACTACCTGACCTTGATCTACCCCATGTATCTTACCACGGCACCCTCTCACCTCGTGAACAACTTCATCAACATGTACGAACATGCTCGACACAGGCCTGAG ATGTTTGGAGAGGATCAGTTCAACCAGTACGAATCGGCCTTAAATGAAATAGTCAACCA CTTGGAGCGAGGAATCCATCTGAGGAAAGAGGAAGGCCGTGAGGATGCCAGTGCTTTTCCACTAGCAGACACGGACGTAAAAATAAAATCTCGAGGTATGGGCAAGTCCAAGACCTCCATTCCGTATAACCACATGGTGTCAGACAAAAGCATGAGTCGCGGGCAGACACGCTACCGGACACGGGCTAATAGTAGCGAGCAGGCTGGACTGTTGGAGAGCGCACCCTCTAGTCAGCGCAGCAGCATCGAAGGGCTCGTCACAGCGCGAGACAGCTCCGAGGAGAATATTCGCCTCGTTGAAGTAAACATGAACACCATGCCAGAATTGTGA